The genomic segment CGAGGACTTTCAAACAAACATCCAAGCAGGATGCGAACAATAGCCCAAAAAAGGGCTTAAACAGCCCTCCCAACAAGGACTCAAACAAAACTCCAACAAGACTATCAAACAAAACACTCCATTAGCAATGACTCCAAACCACAGCCAAAATTCAAACACAAGCCAAGCACAAGCAAACACTCctccaagcaagcaagcaagcaagcaagaactcCTCCAAGCACAAGCAAACACTCctccaagcaagcaagcaagcgagcaCTCACCGCATCCGGCCTCGTCCTCGGCATCCGGACAGCCACTCTTGGCCGTCGGACACGGAACCTCTCGGAGCAGGTCTGAGTGCAGTTGAAGAAGCCCTGGGGGCACACCAGCCACTCCTTGAGCCCTGGGGAGGCATTcggggtgaaaggggagagggaggggtgcgTTTGTATCTGTTGGTTTGTCAGTCTGTCAGGTCTGTCTAttcgcactcacacatacataggtaaacatatatatatatattatatatatatatatatgatattatatactatatatatattatatatatatatatatatatatatatataataatatatatatatatatatatatatatatatatacacatatacacacatacatactatacacacacacacacacacacacacaacaaacacgtaTGTGTATTTACGCATATACGTACATCGATCGATCTGCCTCATCAatgtctctatctctgcctctctatctctgcctctctcaccgTACTCACCGCACATAAGCTCATCGGCTGCATCGCTACAATCTGCCAAGCCGTCGCACACCCAAGAATCGTAAATACATCTCCCCGAGGAACAGCGGAATTTGTGAGGAGGGCAAGTGtctgggggaaaggaaagaaatactggGAAGTTAATTTATACGAAGCGTTAGACAggaaatatgaattaaaaatgtgtattcatatttcttatataaatattagtttatTTCGTGACGTATAGTATAGTTGATTTACAGATAATGATATGAACATGAAAACGTTAATTATTATCCAtctcatatatttcttatttatccatctttttttatACTGACAGCAGCCAAGTTCGTCTTCTCCGCCTAGACAGTCGTTCTCGCCATCACACTTCCAGGGACTCGGAATGCAAAAGCCAGAGGGGCAGAAATACCCTTGGCAAGATGCTGCGGAGAGGCAAGAAATGTTGCGTGAGGTATGGAAGTACAGATGCGTGgtgaatatgcaaaaaaaaaaaaaaaaaaaaaatcttacctttaCATTCTTCTGTGGTATTACAGTTGGTCGAATAAGAAAACTGCAATGAATACAAAATGGTTAcaaatctttatctatttatctacacacaaaatcaaacacaaCATATGGGTAAATGTCTTTTAAATCAACGTTTGAAGCTCTTATGTCAGTGTAGGaacatatttatctattacaATATTAGCATTTCCTGATAAGTATTTTCTGTATCTCTATTAGTATTAACAAAACTTCCATTTTTTTGACAACTCTGTCCTAAAATTCTTTGACTCCAAAATTTGTCTATGACTCGATCTAAGGGCAGTTCTTAGAGATTCCGTCTGTGGCTCGTATTGATGCATAGTTCAAAGTTAACACTTAACTAAaactaatattcatataaaaaaaaaactatgatattGATccaatgtatattaataaaatcaaattaCTATTGAAAGGAATAtcaaacatataataacaataacattacacATCTGAAatcctttatatatttatgtggcaCCTCTACGTATGTTATGTTTCCGTGTGGGAAACTTCCAGACTTTAACCAAGCTATAGACAGAAATTGAGTATTAAGGGCATTTTTGTGAGGATTCATAGACAAAATCTCGGAATCAAAGACTTTTTTTCTGTCAAAGACAAATTTCGGAGACTATGACACCTTGTGAATACCGCCAATGGTACACCTGGTAGTGGTCTAAAGCATTTAACTGTCTGCCCTAATGGTTGCTGATGTTACCATTCCTGTATATCCGTAATTGGTGGTGTGAAAATAAGCAAAAGGGGTATATCCTGTAGTTATTCCAGAGTTCCCAGAGTATCCCTCGGTGCTTCGCCCAGAGCTGCTTCCTCCAGAGTTCCCAGAGTATCCTTCAGTGCTTCCTCCAGAGCTCGAGGCATATCCTTGCGTGCTTCCCCCAGAGCTCGAGGCATACCCTTGCGTGCTTCCCCCAGAGCTCAAGGCATATCCTTGCGTGCTTCCCCCAGAGGTCCCAGAGTATCCTTCAGTGCTTCGCCCAGAGCTCGAGGCATATCCTTGCGTGCTTCGCCCAGAGCTCGAGGCATATCCTTGCGTGCTTCCTCCAGAGTTCCCAGAGTATCCTTGTGTGCTTCCCCCAGAGCTCGATGCATATCCTTGTGTGCTTCCCCCAGAGCTTGATGCATATCCTTGTGTGCTTCCCCCAGAGCTGAGCATATCCTTGCGTGCTTCCTCCAGAGGTCCCAGAGTATCCTTCGGTACTTCCCCCAGAGCTCGAGGCTATGCCCCCCACTCTTCTCTGTACGTTGTTACTCTG from the Penaeus monodon isolate SGIC_2016 chromosome 35, NSTDA_Pmon_1, whole genome shotgun sequence genome contains:
- the LOC119595237 gene encoding protein PELPK1-like, which produces MEFPEYPSVLRPELLPPEFPEYPSVLPPELEAYPCVLPPELEAYPCVLPPELKAYPCVLPPEVPEYPSVLRPELEAYPCVLRPELEAYPCVLPPEFPEYPCVLPPELDAYPCVLPPELDAYPCVLPPELSISLRASSRGPRVSFGTSPRARGYAPHSSLYVVTLLTLSIYQHFL